A DNA window from Fusobacterium sp. FSA-380-WT-3A contains the following coding sequences:
- the lptB gene encoding LPS export ABC transporter ATP-binding protein, producing the protein MRSIEGQHLCKTYKKRQVVKDVSLKVKKGEIVGLLGPNGAGKTTTFYMITGIIKPDSGKIYCNDEDISTFPMYKRANLGIGYLAQEASVFRNLTVEDNIYAVLEMKNLSKEEQKKIVEELLEEFKLSHIAKSYGYSLSGGERRRVEIARTIANNPDFILLDEPFAGVDPIAVEDIQDIIKYLKEKGLGILITDHSVRETLRITDRAYIMAEGEVLISGTPEEIAKNEVAKRVYLGENFKLD; encoded by the coding sequence ATGAGAAGTATAGAGGGACAACATCTATGTAAAACATATAAAAAAAGACAAGTTGTAAAAGATGTAAGTCTTAAAGTAAAAAAAGGTGAAATTGTGGGACTTTTAGGACCTAATGGAGCTGGAAAAACAACTACTTTTTATATGATAACAGGAATAATAAAACCAGATAGCGGGAAAATATATTGTAATGACGAAGATATATCAACATTTCCAATGTATAAAAGAGCAAATTTAGGAATAGGATATTTAGCTCAAGAAGCTTCTGTATTTAGAAACTTAACTGTAGAAGACAATATATATGCTGTTTTAGAGATGAAAAATTTATCAAAAGAGGAGCAGAAAAAAATAGTTGAAGAATTATTAGAAGAATTTAAATTATCACATATAGCTAAATCTTATGGATATTCTTTATCAGGAGGAGAGAGAAGAAGAGTAGAGATAGCTAGAACGATAGCCAATAATCCAGATTTTATTTTACTTGATGAACCTTTTGCAGGAGTAGATCCTATAGCTGTAGAAGATATACAAGATATAATAAAATATTTAAAAGAAAAAGGATTAGGGATTTTAATTACAGACCATAGTGTAAGAGAAACTTTAAGAATAACAGATAGAGCTTATATTATGGCTGAAGGTGAAGTTTTAATAAGTGGAACTCCAGAAGAAATAGCAAAGAATGAAGTGGCTAAAAGAGTTTATCTTGGTGAAAACTTTAAATTAGATTAA